The Anopheles coluzzii chromosome 2, AcolN3, whole genome shotgun sequence genome window below encodes:
- the LOC120961374 gene encoding chymotrypsin BII-like, with amino-acid sequence MQIYKAVVIMFLCEIGIVLSNGEESQLPLGIEEEFNQELHRPNELNSNQVRLISESNNLSTDGYEVYPGQFPYHAVVNIKNDREASTTVTSGSLITPNYILTCALGLHKHENTYGFVELGYRYRADRERQQVIDFTRSGITIHPQFTGGSLNNIATIRLEHPVTLNRYVQSIRLPRLSDTRTFEMMEGTAPGRQYNGTMRYLRNQIMSNDDCLMNTQFICTNAYIGGAFCNHNGEGNFAISSKLYIRNWQ; translated from the exons ATGCAAATCTACAAAGCGGTTGTCATCATGTTCTTGTGCGAAATAGGTATCGTTTTATCAAATGGCGAGGAGAGTCAGTTGCCGCTCGGTATTGAAGAAGAGTTCAATCAAGAACTGCATCGTCCAAATGAATTGAATTCGAATCAAGTGCGTTTAATAAGCGAATCAAACAACCTTTCCACGGACGGATATGAGGTTTATCCTGGCCAGTTTCCGTACCATGCAGTAGTCAACATTAAAAATGACCGTGAAGCATCAACCACGGTTACAAGCGGATCGCTGATTACACCCAATTATATCCTTACGTGTGCGCTAGGTTTACACAAACATGAAAACACATACGGATTCGTAGAGCTGGGCTACCGATACCGAGCTGACCGGGAACGGCAGCAAGTAATCGACTTCACGAGAAGTGGCATAACCATACACCCTCAGTTCACCGGTGGATCGTTGAACAATATTGCCACAATACGCTTGGAGCATCCGGTGACGCTGAACCGATATGTGCAATCGATTCGTCTGCCACGATTGTCCGACACTCGCACCTTCGAGATGATGGAGGGAACAGCACCTGGACGCCAATACAATGGAACGATGCGCTATTTGCGCAATCAGATAATGTCGAACGATGACTGTCTCATGAATACGCAGTTTATTTGCACGAATGCTTACATCGGAGGAGCGTTCTGCAATC ATAATGGGGAAGGTAACTTTGCCATCAGCTCTAAGTTGTATATAAGGAACTGGCAATAG